A genomic segment from Propionibacteriaceae bacterium ZF39 encodes:
- a CDS encoding methyltransferase: MEREETADRLGDRLLELDWSVDTVLERIGEEGQRALGRNSTVAADRHLGSADDPVATLTRLWLLQQKVGRAAADAALPGLVDDLTAAGVLNSEGASVEAAVDVRPYDSDDGTRGWVVSDLVNGLDGLPGPARPDYVLGISPASTSLAQMTIRDRIGSALDLGAGCGVQSLHLARHARRVVATDLNPRANELAAWTYHLNDLEIDQRLGSLYEPVAGERFDLIVTNPPYVMSPPGTERLVYREGSMVADGLVEAIVRGSADHLTNGGTLQVLGNWAILDPDRWTERLADWIPPGCDALIMERERLDPYEYIEIWLADAGLAGRPEHAERYREWLDYFDSLGVRQVGMGWLQVHRSGSEVPDLRIEQWPHAVEQPVGPAFAAHRTAVAYARRGDSEILATNWRLASDVIQETIGDPGAADPRHIVLRSQRGFRRAVEVGTALGGVLGACDGELPLGVIIGAVAGLLDADAETLVAELLPRVRQLLADGILVL, translated from the coding sequence CGAGCGGATCGGGGAGGAAGGTCAGCGGGCGTTGGGACGCAACTCGACCGTTGCGGCCGACCGACATCTCGGCAGCGCCGATGACCCCGTGGCCACGCTGACCCGACTGTGGCTGTTGCAGCAGAAGGTGGGTCGGGCGGCGGCTGATGCGGCATTGCCGGGGCTCGTCGACGACCTCACTGCGGCGGGCGTCCTGAACAGTGAAGGAGCGTCGGTCGAAGCCGCCGTCGACGTCCGGCCCTATGACTCGGACGACGGCACCAGGGGCTGGGTCGTCTCCGACCTGGTCAATGGCCTCGACGGGCTGCCCGGTCCGGCTCGTCCCGACTATGTTCTCGGCATCTCACCCGCGTCCACGAGCCTGGCCCAGATGACCATCCGGGACCGGATCGGGTCGGCGCTGGACCTGGGCGCCGGCTGTGGCGTACAAAGCCTGCATCTCGCCCGCCACGCCCGCCGCGTCGTCGCCACCGATCTCAACCCCCGCGCCAACGAACTCGCCGCCTGGACCTATCACCTCAACGACCTCGAGATCGACCAGCGGCTCGGGTCGCTCTATGAGCCGGTGGCGGGGGAGCGGTTCGACCTGATCGTGACGAATCCGCCCTATGTCATGTCGCCGCCCGGGACCGAACGCCTCGTCTATCGCGAGGGATCGATGGTCGCGGACGGGTTGGTCGAGGCGATCGTGCGGGGCTCGGCCGACCATCTCACCAACGGCGGCACCCTCCAGGTCCTCGGCAACTGGGCGATTCTGGACCCCGATCGCTGGACTGAACGACTCGCCGACTGGATCCCGCCCGGCTGCGATGCGCTGATCATGGAACGGGAACGCCTGGACCCGTATGAATACATCGAGATCTGGCTCGCCGACGCCGGCCTCGCGGGACGACCGGAGCATGCGGAGCGCTATCGGGAGTGGCTGGATTATTTCGATTCCCTGGGGGTACGCCAGGTCGGCATGGGCTGGCTCCAGGTGCACCGCTCGGGTTCGGAGGTCCCGGACCTCCGCATCGAGCAGTGGCCCCACGCCGTCGAGCAGCCGGTCGGGCCGGCGTTCGCGGCTCACCGCACCGCTGTGGCGTACGCCCGGCGGGGCGACAGCGAGATCCTCGCCACGAACTGGCGACTCGCCTCCGATGTCATCCAGGAGACCATCGGCGACCCGGGCGCGGCGGACCCCAGGCACATCGTGCTGCGGTCGCAGAGGGGTTTCCGTCGGGCGGTCGAGGTGGGTACGGCGCTGGGTGGGGTCCTGGGCGCGTGCGACGGCGAGTTGCCTCTCGGGGTGATCATCGGCGCCGTGGCCGGGCTGCTCGACGCGGACGCTGAGACACTCGTGGCGGAGCTCCTGCCCAGGGTTCGCCAGTTGTTGGCCGACGGAATCCTCGTGCTCTGA
- the topA gene encoding type I DNA topoisomerase: protein MATKAPVRRLVIVESPTKASKIASYLGDGYVVESSRGHVRDLPTRSSDIPAKFKGEAWTRTGVNIANDFEPLYVVTADKKSTIRSLKSALADVDELLLATDGDREGEAIAWHLLQELKPKVPARRMVFHEITPQAIAEAVANPRDLDTDLVDAQETRRILDRLYGYEVSPVLWRKVSQGLSAGRVQSVATRLVVNRERERIAFRSASYWDLDAVLNAGSEAEPPTFPARLTTVGERRIAQGRDFDARGNLTGANLVHLDQDQAQTLATSLEKAAWSVASVESKPYRRRPYAPFRTTTLQQEAGRKLGFTAQRAMSVAQDLYEGGYITYMRTDSVALSSQAIDAARNQVRQLFGADYLPDQPRLYSSKVKNAQEAHEAIRPAGEVFRTPAQTGLTGDQFRLYELIWMRTIASQMKDAEGQSISVRIDARMPEPARSAAGVDLGDYCQFTASGRTITFHGFLKAYVEAIDESREGSQSDDAQTRLPQLTQGQQLDADEVKASGHETKPPARYTEPSLVAKLEELEIGRPSTYASIIRTITSRDYVFKKGSALVPTWLAFAVTRLLEEHFSKLVDYKFTAAMEEDLDEIAKGDMERLEVLKEFWFGAGDERGLHALVNGLGDIDARKLSTFPLGEEDLESDEPRIVVRVGRYGTYVEESEDKRANVPDDLPPDELTVAYAKELLSKPMGEEVALGTDPDTGNEIVARNGRFGPYVTEVLPEGSPKSAKARTGSLFKTMTIHDVDLEQALKLINLPRVVGKDAEGVDITAQNGRYGPYLKKGTDSRSLDTEDQIFSITLEEAEAIYAQPKRRGRAAAKPPLKELGEDPATGKPMVIKDGRFGPYVTDGETNATLRRGDSIEAITPERGAELLAEKRAKGPVKKAAKKAPAKKAPARKTAAKKAPAKKTTAKKTAAKKTTATKKTVAKKTTATTSGPE, encoded by the coding sequence GTGGCAACCAAGGCACCCGTGCGCCGGCTTGTGATCGTGGAATCGCCGACGAAGGCATCCAAGATCGCCAGCTATCTCGGTGATGGCTATGTAGTGGAGTCCAGCCGTGGCCACGTGCGCGACCTGCCGACGCGCTCATCCGATATCCCCGCCAAGTTCAAGGGCGAGGCCTGGACCCGCACCGGGGTCAACATCGCCAACGACTTCGAGCCGCTCTATGTCGTGACGGCCGACAAGAAGAGCACCATCCGCTCGCTGAAGTCTGCGCTCGCCGACGTCGACGAACTCCTCCTCGCCACCGACGGTGACCGCGAGGGCGAGGCCATCGCGTGGCACCTGCTGCAGGAGCTGAAGCCCAAGGTGCCCGCGCGGCGCATGGTTTTTCACGAGATCACGCCCCAGGCCATCGCCGAGGCCGTCGCCAATCCGCGCGACCTCGACACCGACCTGGTTGATGCCCAGGAGACCCGCCGCATTCTCGACCGCCTCTATGGCTATGAGGTCTCGCCTGTCCTGTGGCGCAAGGTGTCGCAGGGCCTGTCCGCCGGTCGGGTGCAGTCGGTGGCGACCCGCCTGGTCGTGAACCGCGAGCGCGAGCGCATCGCCTTCCGGTCGGCGTCCTATTGGGACCTCGATGCTGTGCTGAACGCCGGCTCCGAGGCCGAGCCGCCCACGTTTCCCGCCCGCCTGACGACCGTGGGGGAGCGCCGCATCGCCCAGGGCCGCGACTTCGATGCGCGCGGCAACCTGACCGGTGCCAACCTGGTCCACCTGGATCAGGACCAGGCACAGACCCTCGCCACCTCGCTCGAGAAGGCCGCCTGGTCGGTGGCCTCGGTCGAGTCGAAGCCCTATCGCCGCCGGCCGTACGCGCCGTTCCGCACCACCACGCTGCAGCAGGAGGCCGGCCGCAAGCTCGGGTTCACGGCCCAGCGGGCGATGTCGGTGGCCCAGGACCTCTATGAGGGTGGCTATATCACCTACATGCGAACCGACTCGGTTGCCCTGTCGTCGCAGGCGATCGATGCGGCACGCAACCAGGTGCGCCAGCTGTTCGGGGCCGACTATCTGCCCGATCAGCCGCGGCTCTATTCGTCGAAGGTCAAGAACGCCCAGGAAGCCCACGAGGCGATCCGGCCGGCGGGTGAGGTGTTCCGAACGCCGGCGCAGACCGGCCTGACCGGTGACCAGTTCCGGCTCTATGAGCTGATCTGGATGCGCACCATCGCGTCCCAGATGAAGGATGCCGAGGGGCAGTCGATCAGCGTACGCATCGATGCCCGCATGCCCGAGCCCGCCCGCTCGGCCGCCGGCGTCGATCTCGGCGACTATTGCCAGTTCACGGCCTCCGGTCGCACCATCACCTTCCACGGTTTCCTCAAGGCCTATGTCGAGGCGATCGATGAGTCCCGCGAGGGCAGCCAGTCCGATGACGCCCAGACGCGCCTGCCGCAACTGACCCAGGGCCAGCAGCTCGACGCCGATGAGGTGAAGGCCTCGGGTCACGAGACCAAGCCGCCGGCGCGCTACACCGAACCATCGCTCGTCGCCAAGCTCGAGGAACTCGAGATCGGCCGCCCGTCGACCTATGCGTCGATCATCCGCACGATCACGTCGCGTGACTATGTGTTCAAGAAGGGCTCGGCGCTCGTGCCGACCTGGCTCGCGTTCGCCGTGACCCGGCTGCTGGAGGAGCACTTCTCGAAGCTGGTGGACTACAAGTTCACCGCAGCGATGGAGGAGGACCTAGACGAGATCGCCAAGGGCGACATGGAGCGGCTGGAGGTCCTCAAGGAATTCTGGTTCGGCGCCGGTGACGAGCGCGGCCTGCACGCGTTGGTCAACGGGCTCGGCGATATCGACGCCCGCAAACTCTCGACGTTCCCCCTCGGTGAGGAGGACCTGGAGTCGGATGAGCCCCGCATCGTGGTCCGCGTCGGTCGTTATGGCACCTATGTCGAGGAGTCCGAGGACAAGCGCGCCAACGTTCCCGACGACCTGCCGCCCGATGAGTTGACGGTCGCGTACGCCAAGGAGCTGCTTTCCAAGCCCATGGGCGAGGAGGTCGCGCTCGGCACCGACCCTGACACCGGCAACGAGATCGTCGCGCGCAACGGCCGCTTCGGACCCTATGTGACCGAGGTCCTGCCGGAGGGCTCGCCCAAGTCGGCCAAGGCCCGCACGGGCTCGCTGTTCAAGACGATGACCATCCACGATGTCGATCTCGAGCAGGCGCTGAAGCTGATCAACCTGCCGCGCGTAGTCGGCAAGGATGCCGAGGGCGTCGACATCACGGCCCAGAACGGGCGCTATGGCCCCTATCTGAAGAAGGGCACCGATTCGCGGTCGCTCGACACCGAGGACCAGATCTTTTCGATCACGCTCGAGGAGGCCGAGGCGATCTATGCCCAGCCGAAGCGTCGTGGTAGGGCCGCAGCCAAGCCGCCGCTGAAGGAGCTCGGCGAGGACCCCGCGACCGGCAAGCCGATGGTCATCAAGGACGGCCGCTTCGGGCCCTATGTGACCGATGGCGAGACCAATGCCACCCTGCGTCGCGGTGACTCGATCGAGGCGATCACCCCCGAGCGGGGCGCGGAGCTCCTCGCCGAGAAACGGGCCAAGGGCCCGGTGAAGAAGGCCGCCAAGAAGGCGCCGGCCAAGAAGGCTCCGGCGAGGAAGACGGCGGCGAAGAAGGCTCCGGCCAAGAAGACCACCGCCAAGAAAACCGCCGCCAAGAAGACGACGGCCACGAAGAAGACCGTGGCCAAGAAGACCACTGCCACCACCTCCGGACCGGAATGA
- the tmk gene encoding dTMP kinase, which produces MGPTGSKIDSSGGCVTGLFIVFEGGDGVGKSTQVRFLAEHLTHAGHRLVVTHEPGDTPIGLKIRQVVLDPATGDVDSRAEALLIAADKAQHVFEVIRPALAAGQIVISDRYVDSMVAYQGAGRELGAEEIRGLAEWATGGLVPDLTVILDVEPDRAVNRIREKDRVEGAGDAFHERVRKEFLDLADAAPERYLVLYARDTREANAAAIAARVDALLAERADSSAS; this is translated from the coding sequence ATGGGCCCAACGGGGTCGAAAATTGACTCTTCGGGAGGATGCGTGACGGGTCTGTTCATCGTTTTCGAGGGCGGCGACGGGGTCGGCAAATCGACCCAGGTCCGCTTCCTGGCCGAACACCTCACGCACGCCGGACACCGACTCGTCGTGACGCACGAACCGGGCGACACTCCGATCGGACTCAAGATCCGCCAGGTGGTGCTCGACCCGGCGACCGGTGATGTGGACTCGCGCGCCGAGGCGCTGCTGATCGCCGCCGACAAGGCGCAGCACGTCTTCGAGGTGATCCGGCCGGCGCTGGCCGCGGGTCAGATCGTGATCAGCGATCGCTATGTGGACTCGATGGTCGCCTATCAGGGCGCGGGCCGGGAGCTCGGTGCCGAGGAGATCCGGGGACTCGCCGAGTGGGCGACGGGGGGTCTGGTGCCCGACCTGACCGTCATTCTCGATGTCGAGCCCGACCGCGCGGTCAATCGCATCCGCGAGAAGGACCGGGTCGAGGGGGCGGGAGACGCGTTCCATGAGCGGGTGCGCAAGGAATTCCTCGACCTGGCCGACGCTGCCCCGGAGCGTTATCTGGTCCTGTATGCAAGGGACACGCGTGAGGCCAACGCGGCCGCGATCGCCGCGCGCGTGGATGCGCTCCTGGCCGAACGGGCCGACAGCAGTGCCTCCTGA
- a CDS encoding DNA polymerase III subunit delta' has product MTVTQGAGVWADLVGQDRAVSVLRRAVTGAGHAMTHAWLVTGPPGSGRSNAARAFAAALQCERGGCGECQACRTSLSGAHPDVTLVRTEQLSIGVDEVRDLVRRAQMSPTLGRRQVLVVEDADRVTERGADALLKSIEEPAPKTVWLLCAPTPDDVVATIRSRCRLLTLATPSDRAVATLLMERDGIEPAMAEFAARAAQGHIGRARRLARDEETRARRREVLLIPSRLTGLGPCLDAAANLVEACAAEANQATAELDARERAELGEALGVGTKGARPRHAAAALKALEDQQKARAKRLQRDAIDRALTELTGYFRDVLSLQTGAGVALLNEDLRKQLTAAARASSPEGTLRRIDALLACRTALETNVGPLLAVEAMMIGLVEAEQRG; this is encoded by the coding sequence ATGACCGTGACCCAGGGAGCCGGCGTCTGGGCCGACCTCGTCGGCCAGGACCGGGCCGTGTCCGTTCTCCGCCGCGCCGTAACGGGGGCCGGACATGCCATGACCCACGCCTGGCTGGTGACCGGGCCACCCGGGTCGGGGCGCTCCAATGCGGCACGGGCCTTTGCGGCGGCGCTGCAATGTGAGCGCGGCGGCTGTGGTGAGTGCCAGGCGTGCCGCACGTCGTTGTCGGGTGCCCACCCCGATGTCACGCTGGTCCGCACCGAGCAGTTGTCCATCGGTGTCGACGAGGTCCGTGATCTGGTCCGGCGTGCCCAGATGAGCCCGACCCTGGGGCGTCGCCAGGTCCTGGTGGTGGAGGATGCTGACCGGGTCACCGAGCGGGGTGCCGACGCGTTGCTCAAGAGCATCGAAGAGCCGGCACCCAAGACGGTCTGGCTGCTGTGCGCGCCCACCCCCGATGATGTGGTTGCGACCATCCGGTCCCGCTGTCGATTGCTGACCCTCGCCACGCCCTCCGACCGGGCGGTGGCGACCCTCCTGATGGAGCGCGACGGCATCGAGCCGGCGATGGCCGAGTTTGCCGCCCGGGCCGCGCAGGGGCATATCGGTCGGGCGCGACGACTGGCCCGCGATGAGGAAACCCGGGCCCGGCGCCGGGAGGTGTTGTTGATCCCGAGTCGGCTGACCGGGCTCGGCCCCTGCCTCGATGCCGCCGCCAATCTCGTCGAGGCCTGTGCGGCCGAAGCGAATCAGGCGACCGCCGAGCTGGATGCGCGTGAGCGTGCCGAGCTGGGGGAGGCTCTCGGAGTCGGCACGAAGGGGGCTCGTCCGCGTCATGCCGCAGCCGCGCTCAAGGCCCTCGAGGATCAACAGAAGGCCCGGGCCAAGCGGTTGCAGCGTGACGCGATCGATCGTGCGCTCACAGAACTGACGGGTTATTTCCGCGATGTGCTGAGCCTGCAGACCGGTGCCGGAGTCGCCCTGCTCAACGAAGACCTGCGCAAACAGCTCACCGCAGCCGCCCGGGCCTCTTCGCCCGAGGGCACGCTGCGGCGGATCGATGCTCTGCTCGCCTGCCGCACGGCGCTCGAGACCAATGTCGGTCCTTTGCTGGCCGTCGAAGCGATGATGATCGGCCTCGTCGAAGCCGAACAGCGGGGTTAG